The window cagaggaaggagaaggaaggaaggacaagcccagaatcatccaagatggagttgttagcaaaggtctgagagaagagttcagttttagagacagatgatatggcagtggtgccatcaggatgaaataaaacagaaagatgaagaagtgaagttattgaaaatgtttttggcaagatgctagaagtcacgaggggagtttgagttcgaaagattttgacattttctatttatgaaggagtgtataagatatatatatatatatatatatatatatatatatatatatatatatatatatatatatatatatatatatatatatatatatatatatatatatatatatatatatatatatatatatatatatatatatatatatatatatatatatatacgcactGTACACAtgctgaaaaaaacaaagaaattaatttcAGGTCATACAACTCTTCCTTGGCCGTAGACACCCTCGAGACGGATGACAGAACTATGTTCCACTCAGGTAACGATGATCCACACCCCTGGTGGCTCCTAGACCTCGGCGAGACCCGGATAATTCATGAGATCCAAATCCTTCCTCGCCTCAATTACATACCGGAAAGGTTCCGTTTTGTTGAGGTGAGTAAAGGATCTGTGCTTTTAAATAGAACTCACTTGGCGTGTTGAGGTATAGGAAAGGCTGTTACACATATCGTGTTTCTACACACAGATTCGCATAGGAGACGTGCAGCCAACTAATGGTGACTTTTCATCCTTCACTCTGTTCTCCACGTACAAGGGTCCTTACTCCTCCACTCTTGGCAGACTTTCATGCGCCAGGAATGATGGGCTCAGCGGCAGGTTCGTCGTCATCATAAAAGTGAAATCAAGCAGTTATCTCCAGATGGCTGACGTCAATGTCTTTGTTCAGAAGTAGTTAACTGATTTCAACGTTTTAGTATTacaatttatctatttcattttatttatttatttattatttttttttttttttcgtttctgtctttttacgtttttctttttataattaatACATGCGTGTTGCTCCAGAATGTGAGCGGCTGGATTGACGAGGCAGTGGTGATGGGAGGAAGGCAGCGTTTTTTTCACTAGGGTAAGgaatactaaaagaaaatatggaaataaataaaactgcgaGAAATATGCGCATAAACAAAGGAGAGCGaagaaaatacattaataaataagtGGTGTTCTCCCTCGCCTAAAGACATAATTATGTTGACTCCGTTTGTCAtacgttttctcttctttctatttatttctatttttcttactttatatcTTTATGTATTACTCATTAATGAATGCGTGTCCTGTATTAATGTACTATTCCTTGCTGTACTAAGCATGTGATATACTCGTACATATACGAAAACAATATATCGAAAACTTTAACAgcgttttctttaaaattacatgtgtaattcacctcggtcgtctgctggtcaccaagccattcttccccattacggagcgagctcagagctcatagaccgatcttcgggtaggactgagaccaccacaacacacaacacacaccgggaaagcgaggccacaacccctcgagttacatcccgtacccatttactgctaggtaaacaggagccacacattaagaggcttgcgcatttgcctcgccgcttcccgggactcgaacccggccctctcgattgtgagtcaagcgtgttaaccactacactacgcggtgtgtgtgtgtttcactgtttgatctgctgcagtctctgacgagacagccagacgttaccctacggaacgagctcagagctcattatttccgatcttcggatagacctgagaccaggcatacaccacacaccgggacaacaaggtcacaactcctcgatttacatcccgtacctactcactgctaggtgaacaggggctacacgtgaaaggagacacacattccccctgccggggaatcgaaccctggtcctctggcttgtgaagccag is drawn from Portunus trituberculatus isolate SZX2019 chromosome 44, ASM1759143v1, whole genome shotgun sequence and contains these coding sequences:
- the LOC123519006 gene encoding uncharacterized protein LOC123519006 isoform X1, which produces MKKVTVIWILVCTSVFAITRTQLTYILREQPSTCFPVMGLTSFRIASSVLCGMLCGEKRAVKYTFNNNTNTCTLYGEGYAAASSTNTFRLFPSPDTLEDVATGKAASASSVYKSYNSSLAVDTLETDDRTMFHSGNDDPHPWWLLDLGETRIIHEIQILPRLNYIPERFRFVEIRIGDVQPTNGDFSSFTLFSTYKGPYSSTLGRLSCARNDGLSGRFVVIIKVKSSSYLQMADVNVFVQK
- the LOC123519006 gene encoding uncharacterized protein LOC123519006 isoform X3, which codes for MFDLHLRWNAAEIRQPVQYQPDPDNTNTCTLYGEGYAAASSTNTFRLFPSPDTLEDVATGKAASASSVYKSYNSSLAVDTLETDDRTMFHSGNDDPHPWWLLDLGETRIIHEIQILPRLNYIPERFRFVEIRIGDVQPTNGDFSSFTLFSTYKGPYSSTLGRLSCARNDGLSGRFVVIIKVKSSSYLQMADVNVFVQK